The proteins below are encoded in one region of Methanosarcina barkeri 3:
- a CDS encoding DUF2795 domain-containing protein, with protein sequence METGSQGKNIEEKLPMETEKVLAKVNFPAKKSDIIEEARKQGVQDSILENLGMLPDREYKSIDDVRQERTRR encoded by the coding sequence ATGGAAACTGGTAGTCAAGGGAAAAATATAGAGGAAAAGCTTCCTATGGAAACTGAAAAAGTATTGGCAAAGGTAAATTTTCCTGCAAAAAAGAGTGACATTATTGAAGAAGCAAGGAAGCAGGGTGTACAGGATAGTATACTTGAGAATCTCGGCATGCTTCCAGACAGGGAATACAAAAGCATTGATGATGTCAGGCAGGAACGTACAAGAAGGTAA
- a CDS encoding DUF2769 domain-containing protein, giving the protein MTSYKSCLSAHRRNILSSRLTAGNKKDTWAKEKSGDKISDIVQQTREEYGRYFGICGSYHNLKACTCKNCPSYSGGAGMFCSRGKCPEQGKKQGCLCETCELFRKLRLEGEYFCLNAEKSDLPEENSEFLLNNCGKAPESGEKTRFCVVEELKSR; this is encoded by the coding sequence TTGACATCTTATAAATCATGTCTTTCCGCACACAGGAGGAATATTCTGAGTTCCAGACTCACAGCAGGAAATAAAAAAGATACCTGGGCAAAGGAAAAATCCGGGGATAAAATATCTGACATTGTACAGCAGACCAGAGAAGAGTATGGGAGATACTTCGGGATCTGTGGCTCATACCATAACCTTAAAGCCTGCACCTGTAAAAACTGTCCTTCCTATTCAGGCGGTGCAGGGATGTTTTGCTCCAGGGGCAAGTGCCCGGAACAGGGAAAAAAACAGGGATGTCTCTGTGAAACCTGTGAACTTTTCAGGAAACTCCGGCTTGAAGGAGAATACTTCTGCCTGAATGCCGAAAAATCGGACTTGCCAGAAGAAAACTCTGAGTTTCTCCTGAACAACTGTGGAAAAGCTCCTGAATCCGGTGAGAAGACCAGGTTCTGTGTAGTGGAAGAACTAAAAAGTAGGTGA
- a CDS encoding PAS domain-containing protein, whose protein sequence is MGFNQLAESDELILGEALERQKILETVINNSPVMAFLWTPDKKWPAKYVSENVTQLDYNAEDFLIGRIMYADIVHSEDIDRVRKELTRCCEAGNDSFVQRYRVLTGKGEVRWVEEKTYIQRDEAGNVANFQGIVRDVTQEIKNEKVLKDALQSQKALMEKQKALLERQKALETVINNSSMVVFLWKAEKYWPTLYVSENVRQFGYTPEDFISGRILYGKIIHPEDLLLVELELEENCEEGGKEFNRQYRILTQTADVRWIDEKTFIQRNEEGEVTHFQGIIEDVTRNVKRALPID, encoded by the coding sequence ATGGGATTCAATCAACTGGCTGAAAGCGACGAACTGATTCTTGGTGAAGCACTGGAAAGACAGAAAATTCTGGAAACCGTAATTAATAACAGTCCTGTTATGGCTTTTCTCTGGACTCCTGACAAGAAGTGGCCTGCCAAATACGTCTCGGAAAACGTAACCCAGCTTGATTACAATGCTGAGGATTTTCTTATAGGAAGGATAATGTATGCAGACATAGTCCACTCCGAGGATATAGATAGAGTTAGAAAGGAACTTACTCGATGCTGCGAGGCTGGAAATGACAGTTTTGTACAGCGGTACAGGGTTCTTACAGGGAAAGGGGAAGTCCGCTGGGTAGAAGAAAAGACCTATATCCAGCGTGATGAGGCTGGAAATGTGGCGAATTTCCAGGGCATAGTAAGAGATGTTACACAGGAAATTAAAAACGAAAAGGTTCTGAAGGATGCTCTTCAAAGCCAGAAAGCCCTTATGGAAAAACAAAAAGCTCTTCTTGAGCGGCAGAAAGCCCTCGAAACCGTAATTAACAACAGTTCAATGGTAGTATTTCTCTGGAAAGCTGAAAAATACTGGCCTACACTATATGTATCTGAAAATGTCAGGCAGTTCGGGTACACTCCCGAAGACTTCATCTCCGGAAGAATCCTTTACGGAAAGATAATTCATCCCGAAGACCTACTTCTTGTGGAACTCGAACTTGAGGAAAACTGTGAGGAAGGAGGAAAGGAGTTCAACCGCCAGTATCGAATTCTTACTCAGACTGCTGATGTCCGCTGGATTGACGAAAAGACTTTTATCCAGCGCAATGAGGAAGGAGAAGTTACTCATTTCCAGGGCATTATAGAAGATGTAACCCGGAATGTAAAAAGAGCCTTACCTATAGATTGA
- a CDS encoding NAD(P)-binding domain-containing protein — MTTLNVNKKPIVGVIGRRIMKKSFASSLLSRGYNVHVYNRTKEKTQSLIEKGAVFHSTSRDPALVADLVMTSLTFLFFTVFLPF; from the coding sequence TTGACAACATTGAACGTTAACAAAAAACCGATTGTTGGCGTGATAGGCCGGAGGATAATGAAAAAGTCTTTTGCTTCGAGCCTTCTGTCACGAGGATATAATGTTCATGTATACAACAGGACAAAGGAAAAAACTCAATCACTTATCGAAAAAGGTGCCGTTTTCCATTCTACATCACGAGATCCAGCTTTAGTAGCAGATCTCGTTATGACCTCACTGACCTTCTTATTTTTTACCGTTTTCCTTCCATTTTGA
- a CDS encoding PrsW family intramembrane metalloprotease, with the protein MDSTTEVQPPVPVVRRNGWLKVLTTATVFYVLLLMALLLTRNSNLFPTLVMVGSFMVPVAYVAFIYERRHLSRLTMPTVSLAFLYGGLLGILAASLLSPFFTSELSLGSTLRVGLIEEFAKILGVLVIARHKRHDSEMDGLILGAASGMGFAAMESSGYAFTALLASHGSISVTVEVTLLRGLLSPLGHGTWTAILASVLFRESKKCDFRINLQVISTYLLVSILHAMWNGLPLIISYILGQKLGLLGQGLGLLIAWGVIGVVGLFILWRRWKEAVRLQTVLPPETEDTCA; encoded by the coding sequence ATGGACAGCACAACGGAAGTTCAGCCGCCTGTGCCGGTGGTCCGACGAAATGGCTGGTTAAAGGTTTTAACCACAGCAACAGTCTTCTACGTGCTCTTGCTTATGGCCTTGCTGCTGACGAGGAACTCAAACCTGTTTCCCACCCTGGTAATGGTCGGCAGTTTTATGGTCCCTGTAGCTTATGTGGCTTTCATATACGAGCGCAGGCATCTTAGTCGTCTGACAATGCCGACTGTCTCCCTGGCTTTCCTGTATGGTGGACTACTGGGTATCCTTGCAGCTTCCCTTTTATCACCATTTTTTACCAGTGAATTAAGTCTTGGCTCGACTCTAAGAGTAGGGCTCATCGAAGAATTTGCGAAAATCCTGGGAGTACTGGTAATTGCACGCCATAAACGACATGACTCGGAAATGGATGGACTGATTCTGGGCGCAGCGTCAGGGATGGGGTTTGCAGCCATGGAAAGTAGTGGTTATGCCTTTACGGCTCTCTTGGCGAGTCATGGGAGCATTTCGGTAACAGTGGAAGTAACCTTACTCCGCGGTTTGCTTTCTCCACTTGGACATGGGACCTGGACAGCCATTTTAGCCAGCGTGCTTTTCAGGGAAAGCAAAAAGTGTGACTTTCGAATTAACTTACAGGTTATCAGTACCTATCTGCTTGTTTCCATTTTACATGCAATGTGGAACGGATTGCCCCTGATAATCTCTTATATCTTAGGCCAGAAGTTAGGCTTGTTAGGCCAGGGATTAGGCTTGTTAATTGCGTGGGGTGTGATCGGTGTTGTTGGATTATTTATCCTCTGGAGACGCTGGAAAGAAGCAGTCAGGTTACAAACGGTTTTACCACCCGAAACTGAGGATACTTGTGCCTGA
- a CDS encoding PKD domain-containing protein — translation MKKFKNFITISIFTLFYLALISHAALAANIVIDKEAGPVAPGFFHAPNYANDAACIQAALDKSKSGDTITIRKGDYYITKGVYQKDKNLNIIGEGKVTLHIQTSDKEYNDIYFGGSQIISGTLNTDAKKGSSKIVLTDASKVRKNDLIKIWKNVPWCPLNYPDNYPDQMTGEVYAVKSVSGNVVTLNQPLLRDYKLYETVKVETYRPVQIHIKNIRLEDTDSTTVHHGLAMQYCMDSSVTNSWFNNCGFGAICLYSCFNVSVNNNEIYNSLRPNSGYGVNAASGTAFVNIDHNHIENCRHAVTGNSAELKSLNRDVFITDNTLIGANITGSNVVDAHADTINFVVTGNKIYPQITSETLYYCTFLEYRSPQELPFYFAFADGTQQSTFSDNDVFGGYGGIFARGAVSNGVHVYENNTFNDMLGNMYEGGNGTDNTLIIRNNIQNSGTRGIIFPFYGGFKNIIINKNTFRNLSHQGVYQKFLINGVNLDISKNTFENLGLEGVYIDGNSLKNGAVKIQNNMLINVNTSNSSSGITVKSVKNPNISGNKIVEKPTVPAAAFLGSPNSGKVSLKVQFYDRSTGLPTSWKWTFGDGTTSTQKNPIHKYSEAGKYTVSLTVKNAKGSSTVTKKDYITVAGSLKAPVAAFSASPTSGNIPLKVTFTDKSTGSPTSWKWNFGDGKTSTSKNPAYTYTKAGKYTVSLTVKNAAGTNTKTIKDYITVKTAPVKPVASFSASPTSGNAPLKIQFTDKSSNSPTSWKWTFGDGKTSTSKNPAYTYSKAGKYTVSLTVKNAAGSSTKTIKNYIVVNELKIPVASFSAKPTSGKAPLNVQFTDKSSNNPTSWKWSFGDGTYSTSKNPAHKYSKAGKYTVSLTVKNAKGSNTKIMSGYIVVSK, via the coding sequence ATGAAAAAATTTAAAAATTTTATAACAATATCTATCTTTACTCTTTTTTATCTTGCACTAATTAGCCATGCAGCTTTGGCGGCAAATATTGTAATTGACAAAGAAGCTGGTCCAGTTGCACCAGGTTTTTTTCATGCACCTAATTATGCAAATGACGCAGCTTGCATTCAAGCGGCACTGGACAAATCAAAAAGCGGGGATACAATAACTATCCGAAAAGGGGATTATTATATCACAAAAGGAGTATATCAAAAGGATAAAAATCTGAATATAATAGGCGAAGGAAAAGTAACTCTTCACATTCAAACTTCTGATAAAGAGTATAACGATATATATTTCGGTGGATCACAGATCATAAGCGGAACCCTGAATACTGACGCTAAAAAAGGCTCATCTAAAATTGTGTTAACTGATGCTTCCAAGGTTCGCAAGAACGACTTGATTAAGATCTGGAAAAATGTTCCGTGGTGCCCTTTAAATTATCCAGATAATTATCCGGATCAAATGACCGGAGAAGTTTATGCTGTTAAAAGTGTAAGTGGAAATGTTGTTACTTTAAATCAACCGCTTCTTAGAGATTATAAATTATACGAGACTGTGAAAGTCGAGACATACAGACCTGTTCAGATACATATAAAGAATATAAGGCTAGAGGACACAGATAGTACAACGGTTCATCATGGACTTGCTATGCAGTATTGTATGGACAGTTCTGTTACTAATTCCTGGTTTAATAACTGTGGTTTCGGCGCTATTTGTCTGTATTCCTGTTTTAATGTGAGTGTTAATAATAATGAGATTTACAACTCGCTTCGTCCCAATTCTGGATACGGTGTAAACGCAGCTAGCGGTACGGCTTTTGTCAACATTGACCATAATCACATAGAGAATTGCAGGCATGCTGTAACAGGCAACTCAGCTGAACTCAAGTCTTTAAATCGGGATGTTTTTATTACTGATAACACTTTGATAGGAGCAAATATCACAGGTTCCAATGTTGTTGATGCTCACGCTGATACCATTAATTTTGTTGTAACTGGAAACAAAATATATCCGCAGATAACATCCGAAACCCTATACTATTGTACATTTTTAGAGTACAGGTCACCTCAAGAGCTTCCATTCTATTTTGCATTTGCAGATGGTACACAACAGTCCACATTCTCTGATAATGACGTTTTTGGCGGATATGGAGGGATATTTGCACGCGGTGCCGTAAGTAACGGGGTACACGTTTACGAAAACAATACGTTTAACGATATGTTAGGTAATATGTATGAAGGAGGAAACGGAACCGACAATACGCTTATAATCAGGAATAATATTCAAAACAGTGGTACGCGTGGAATAATTTTTCCATTCTATGGAGGTTTCAAGAATATAATAATAAATAAGAACACTTTTAGAAATCTTTCTCATCAAGGTGTGTATCAGAAGTTTCTGATAAACGGGGTAAACTTAGATATTTCTAAAAATACTTTTGAAAACCTGGGACTGGAAGGAGTATATATCGATGGAAATTCCTTGAAAAATGGTGCTGTGAAAATACAAAATAATATGCTAATAAACGTGAATACCTCTAATTCCTCTTCCGGAATCACAGTCAAAAGCGTTAAAAATCCCAATATAAGCGGAAATAAGATAGTAGAAAAGCCGACAGTACCTGCTGCTGCTTTTCTGGGATCTCCGAATTCAGGAAAAGTGTCGCTAAAGGTGCAGTTTTATGACAGAAGTACAGGCTTACCAACTTCATGGAAATGGACCTTTGGAGACGGAACAACTTCAACCCAGAAGAACCCAATCCATAAGTACTCAGAAGCAGGGAAATATACCGTTAGTTTGACAGTAAAGAATGCTAAAGGCAGTAGTACGGTAACAAAAAAAGATTACATTACCGTCGCAGGGTCTTTGAAAGCTCCTGTTGCTGCTTTCTCGGCATCCCCAACTTCAGGAAACATTCCTCTGAAAGTAACATTTACTGACAAAAGTACAGGTTCACCAACCTCATGGAAATGGAACTTTGGAGATGGAAAAACTTCAACATCCAAGAATCCTGCATACACGTACACTAAAGCCGGAAAATATACCGTCAGCTTAACAGTAAAGAATGCAGCCGGAACAAACACAAAAACAATAAAGGACTATATAACCGTAAAAACAGCTCCTGTAAAACCTGTTGCTTCATTTTCTGCATCTCCGACCTCAGGAAACGCTCCGCTGAAGATCCAGTTTACTGACAAAAGTAGCAATAGTCCTACTTCCTGGAAATGGACTTTTGGAGATGGAAAAACTTCAACATCCAAGAATCCCGCATATACCTACAGTAAAGCAGGAAAATATACTGTCAGTTTAACAGTAAAGAATGCCGCAGGAAGCAGTACGAAAACAATAAAGAATTATATTGTCGTAAACGAATTGAAAATTCCCGTTGCTTCTTTTTCGGCAAAGCCAACCTCAGGAAAAGCCCCACTTAATGTGCAATTTACTGACAAAAGCAGTAATAATCCGACTTCATGGAAATGGAGTTTTGGAGACGGAACTTACTCAACATCTAAGAATCCTGCACATAAGTACAGTAAAGCAGGAAAATACACTGTCAGCTTAACAGTAAAAAATGCTAAAGGCAGTAATACTAAAATTATGTCTGGGTATATTGTAGTAAGCAAATAA
- a CDS encoding mechanosensitive ion channel family protein, protein MRGIRELNAFILLILIFFIAYVRYFTSYSILKDRSLLDALLISLIVLFLAYIMNFITGSLILKRVSTAKDRYILRKTASILITVIAFAFLFAIWIERTSTLLIAYGILSAGIAIALQDMLRNIAGGVLLIIARPFKAGDRIQVQDTVGDVLDIGSLNTTLMEIREWVEADQYTGRIISIPNSFVLNQTIKNYTRDYSFIWDEIRILLIYGSNWKKAQEIALKAAGPVVGEFEELAKKELLLMGERYFFTTYDVHTNLFMKLEENWIEMRLRYVVEPRKRRIISHLLISSILEAFEKEEDILVGTAVGIDLMNYPGNGQKE, encoded by the coding sequence ATGAGGGGAATCAGGGAACTTAATGCTTTTATTTTACTCATTTTGATATTTTTTATTGCATATGTCCGATACTTTACGAGTTATTCTATTTTAAAAGATAGGTCCCTATTGGATGCCCTTCTTATCTCTTTAATCGTACTCTTTCTAGCCTATATAATGAATTTCATTACCGGAAGTCTTATTCTTAAAAGAGTGTCAACTGCCAAAGATAGATATATTCTAAGAAAAACAGCATCTATACTTATTACTGTTATTGCTTTTGCTTTCCTTTTTGCAATCTGGATTGAGAGAACCAGTACCCTACTTATAGCCTATGGGATTCTGAGTGCTGGAATTGCAATTGCCCTTCAGGATATGCTTAGAAATATAGCAGGAGGGGTCCTCCTTATTATAGCTCGTCCTTTCAAAGCAGGAGACAGGATTCAGGTTCAGGATACTGTAGGCGATGTCCTGGACATAGGAAGCCTCAACACTACACTTATGGAAATCCGAGAATGGGTTGAAGCAGATCAGTATACTGGCAGAATTATCAGTATCCCAAATAGTTTTGTTCTCAACCAGACTATAAAAAACTATACCAGAGATTACTCCTTCATATGGGACGAAATTCGTATTCTACTGATTTACGGCAGCAACTGGAAAAAAGCTCAGGAAATTGCTCTAAAAGCTGCAGGCCCGGTTGTAGGTGAGTTCGAAGAGCTGGCAAAAAAGGAACTTCTGCTTATGGGAGAAAGATATTTTTTTACAACCTATGATGTACATACAAATCTTTTTATGAAACTGGAGGAAAACTGGATTGAAATGCGGTTAAGATATGTCGTAGAACCCAGGAAAAGAAGAATAATTAGCCATCTTTTGATCTCAAGCATTCTCGAGGCTTTCGAGAAAGAAGAAGATATTCTGGTGGGAACCGCAGTAGGTATTGATCTTATGAATTATCCAGGAAACGGACAAAAGGAATAA
- a CDS encoding tubulin-like doman-containing protein gives MNRGGNVSLQLPMDLTIVGLGGCGKRLCEEICRHDWILGNYLVPGKRLRIYTMDTDANERADDEWYRRQIKSRIQEMGAGGNIEYKYYYLPSLANITQVSDLASQEIAEKIKDRKSEPLVKTWWMNDAGDFGLSFEELRAIDPFLIDDFGGGVHRRRAISKAIFYKVLSQGQASGFPTFPSTGTTAIIVGLGGGTGSGMFIDLARYIRALKGESSQIWLFAVIPTTKEGEKEQLNAAIALTELEYLNMNERLFNHVILTSLGPTGYKKGEEAKVEVHEFDSMFPHILTNFFHIKKGDINLSDSKRLYSSFVFADAHVIEYPVDELKALKKQYEEVIMELAAITATRKEINRSVKALLDSQNLFREVPPTRTDSEYIKKEYGNIEKVWKNEIEKLLNYQSSGAVEFFIQNNISAETSLEKINNYEDMLSLFSKIKTFTLSVKEEELKDENDKVLFRLIPEALSSLEETARLFKRTAGIEEEAVGSVLINVLKGKQDLVSFMDRLNVKVKSLKEETLEVEAELQRKQNERNLLNEFYSQVEKTIDKALNDNDLELEEYFSRKEKLKVLQSHEYDLKTKIDVFLGNLKEGNIKSGDKDSWLLMAGVPDLQRELETLSRELDLNLTELGSLLEAIALYYFYNYKITRFETAGIREKVLVAIKGNKTKSLRNYEAKKRNKEEYIKSTGKEYIQISSPFELSVPECFLSERLNRKSEELKSKVLKSLFSGMDLQDLELEEIEQGFKSRDRPKLRGVFREILTEKTLQKEDYSGKFGQVEAELLEFGKNLQEKNVLLSLIEKVETLTEETLANRRDLNKYYGQFYEEVTRMNNLHGLGGKTSISLYMTKFGDINPKILSLIDASSDMTDLDWDDSGKHELDKLIEEILVTYKNLIESYKLGVHNLMIPINATERWNFGKAALVVSSRSSYISSQLTSERIADAIKDEINGTLALKNINDAKLATHNHTGPWDIALTFFSASGFLDNISPLTAGGGFWEVYENNKDNVLHHVLKLQEGKYITRKSLLDLRDAGELANLEKRGGNVEERINRLYEEKSIREALKHEDSRKLEISL, from the coding sequence ATGAACAGGGGGGGAAATGTTTCACTGCAGCTTCCTATGGACCTGACGATTGTAGGGCTTGGAGGCTGTGGAAAACGTCTGTGTGAAGAGATCTGCAGACATGACTGGATACTCGGAAACTACCTTGTACCAGGAAAAAGACTCAGAATTTATACAATGGATACGGATGCAAACGAAAGAGCTGATGATGAATGGTACAGAAGACAGATTAAGTCCAGAATTCAGGAAATGGGAGCAGGAGGAAATATCGAATATAAATACTACTACCTGCCTTCCCTGGCAAACATAACCCAGGTTTCGGATCTGGCAAGCCAGGAAATTGCAGAAAAGATAAAAGATCGTAAGTCTGAACCCCTTGTCAAAACCTGGTGGATGAATGATGCAGGGGATTTTGGGCTCAGTTTTGAGGAACTGAGAGCTATTGACCCTTTTTTAATCGATGACTTTGGCGGAGGCGTACATCGAAGAAGAGCCATTTCAAAGGCTATTTTCTACAAGGTTCTGAGCCAGGGGCAGGCAAGCGGCTTTCCCACATTTCCCAGTACAGGAACCACAGCTATTATTGTTGGGCTTGGAGGAGGCACGGGATCAGGGATGTTTATTGACCTTGCCAGGTATATAAGGGCGCTTAAAGGAGAGAGCAGCCAGATCTGGCTCTTTGCGGTAATCCCTACCACAAAAGAAGGGGAAAAAGAACAGCTAAATGCTGCAATAGCCCTCACCGAACTTGAATACCTGAACATGAATGAGAGGCTTTTCAACCACGTAATCCTGACCTCGCTTGGGCCTACAGGATATAAAAAAGGAGAAGAAGCGAAAGTGGAAGTGCATGAATTCGATTCCATGTTCCCTCATATTCTGACGAACTTCTTCCACATCAAAAAAGGAGATATCAACCTGAGCGACTCAAAACGCCTCTACTCCTCGTTTGTTTTTGCAGATGCACACGTCATCGAATATCCTGTTGACGAACTGAAGGCCCTGAAAAAACAGTATGAAGAAGTTATCATGGAACTTGCAGCAATTACTGCAACACGAAAAGAGATTAACAGGAGCGTGAAAGCCCTGCTTGACAGCCAGAACCTGTTCAGGGAAGTGCCTCCTACGCGGACTGACTCCGAATATATCAAAAAAGAGTATGGAAATATCGAAAAGGTCTGGAAGAACGAAATTGAAAAACTTCTCAATTACCAGAGCTCAGGTGCGGTTGAGTTCTTCATACAGAATAACATTTCGGCTGAAACCAGTCTCGAAAAAATAAACAACTACGAAGATATGCTGAGCTTATTTTCCAAGATAAAAACCTTTACTCTCAGTGTTAAGGAAGAAGAGCTAAAAGACGAAAATGACAAAGTGCTCTTTAGATTGATTCCTGAAGCCCTCTCGAGCTTAGAAGAAACTGCAAGGCTTTTTAAACGGACTGCAGGGATTGAAGAGGAAGCTGTCGGATCCGTACTTATAAATGTCCTGAAAGGAAAACAGGACCTTGTTTCCTTTATGGACAGGTTGAATGTAAAAGTTAAAAGCCTAAAAGAAGAGACCCTGGAAGTAGAAGCCGAACTCCAGAGAAAACAGAATGAGCGAAATTTACTTAATGAATTTTATAGTCAGGTTGAAAAAACCATTGACAAAGCCTTAAACGACAACGACCTGGAACTTGAGGAGTACTTCAGCCGGAAAGAGAAACTAAAGGTGCTTCAGTCACATGAATATGACCTGAAAACAAAAATTGATGTTTTTCTTGGTAATCTCAAAGAAGGAAATATAAAAAGCGGAGATAAGGACAGCTGGCTTCTTATGGCCGGAGTTCCTGACCTTCAAAGAGAGCTTGAGACACTTTCCAGGGAGCTTGACCTGAATTTAACTGAGCTTGGAAGTCTCCTTGAAGCGATTGCACTCTACTATTTCTATAACTACAAAATCACCAGGTTCGAAACTGCCGGAATAAGGGAAAAAGTGCTCGTAGCAATAAAGGGAAACAAGACAAAATCACTCAGGAACTATGAAGCAAAGAAACGAAACAAAGAAGAATATATCAAGAGTACGGGAAAAGAATATATCCAGATAAGCAGCCCCTTCGAACTCTCGGTTCCGGAGTGCTTTTTGAGCGAACGCCTGAACAGAAAGTCCGAGGAACTTAAGAGTAAAGTGCTCAAATCCCTGTTTTCCGGAATGGATCTTCAGGATCTTGAGCTTGAGGAAATCGAACAGGGTTTCAAATCCAGAGATCGACCAAAACTGAGAGGTGTTTTCAGGGAAATTCTGACCGAAAAGACTCTTCAAAAGGAAGACTATTCCGGAAAATTTGGCCAGGTCGAAGCAGAACTCCTGGAGTTTGGAAAAAACCTTCAAGAGAAAAATGTCCTTTTATCTTTGATTGAAAAGGTCGAAACCCTGACCGAAGAAACCCTTGCAAACCGCAGGGACCTGAATAAGTATTACGGACAATTTTATGAGGAAGTTACCAGGATGAATAACCTCCACGGGCTTGGAGGCAAAACTTCAATCAGCCTCTACATGACCAAGTTTGGAGATATAAACCCGAAGATACTCTCCCTGATTGATGCAAGTTCGGATATGACTGACCTTGATTGGGATGACAGTGGAAAACATGAACTTGATAAACTCATTGAAGAAATTCTGGTCACATACAAGAACCTGATTGAAAGCTATAAGCTCGGTGTCCATAACCTGATGATTCCAATCAACGCGACCGAACGCTGGAATTTTGGGAAAGCAGCTCTCGTTGTTTCCTCAAGGTCGTCCTACATCTCAAGCCAGCTTACAAGCGAGCGCATAGCTGATGCAATAAAAGACGAAATAAACGGAACCCTTGCTTTAAAGAACATCAACGATGCCAAACTTGCAACCCACAACCATACAGGACCCTGGGATATCGCTCTCACTTTTTTTTCTGCGTCCGGTTTTCTTGACAATATTTCTCCTCTGACCGCAGGAGGCGGTTTCTGGGAAGTATATGAAAACAATAAGGATAACGTACTTCACCATGTGCTGAAACTCCAGGAAGGAAAATATATTACTCGAAAATCGCTTCTGGATCTAAGGGATGCCGGAGAACTGGCAAACCTGGAAAAGAGAGGAGGAAACGTCGAAGAAAGGATTAATAGGCTCTACGAGGAAAAAAGCATAAGAGAGGCATTGAAGCATGAGGATTCAAGGAAACTGGAGATTTCTCTCTGA
- the anfO gene encoding Fe-only nitrogenase accessory protein AnfO, with protein MKIAVVENENQKVSSIFEPGFIAIYEKQGGEWKVLNRFENKVCNAKVMAAVRTAVADTIKQLGDVKVIAASEIPGIASGTFQAAGFDIFLVEDNVLNVLDSIRKEMLEAIEERQKEPPKFDITQFLEPGVSKGDFSINIEDIMFKNPNMTSKKILIPYLKNGEFNRLDVICSHLPKWFVTDLGSMGFEYEIVNDLPNKKTVRVVRMQAQ; from the coding sequence TTGAAAATCGCAGTTGTGGAAAACGAAAACCAGAAAGTAAGTTCAATATTCGAACCGGGATTCATTGCAATATATGAGAAACAGGGCGGGGAATGGAAAGTCCTTAACCGCTTTGAAAACAAAGTTTGCAATGCCAAAGTTATGGCTGCAGTACGCACGGCTGTAGCGGATACAATAAAGCAGCTCGGTGATGTAAAAGTAATTGCTGCAAGTGAAATCCCAGGAATAGCGTCCGGGACTTTTCAAGCAGCAGGTTTTGACATATTCCTTGTAGAAGATAATGTTTTGAATGTTCTTGACTCGATCAGAAAAGAAATGCTTGAGGCAATTGAGGAACGTCAGAAAGAACCACCAAAATTTGACATTACGCAGTTTCTGGAACCCGGTGTGAGTAAAGGTGATTTTTCGATTAATATAGAAGACATCATGTTTAAAAATCCGAACATGACTTCTAAGAAAATTTTGATTCCGTATCTGAAAAATGGAGAATTTAATAGGCTGGATGTCATTTGCAGTCATCTTCCGAAATGGTTTGTCACGGATTTAGGTTCCATGGGATTTGAATATGAAATTGTGAACGACTTGCCGAATAAAAAGACTGTTAGAGTAGTGCGTATGCAAGCTCAATAA
- a CDS encoding DUF2795 domain-containing protein → MGYPANRKDLIRFAEGKEAESDFLDLLRGIPEIEYNTPDDVTREIERLESERVRPPKPKE, encoded by the coding sequence ATCGGTTATCCTGCAAATAGAAAAGACCTTATCAGGTTTGCTGAAGGAAAGGAAGCAGAAAGTGATTTTCTTGATCTTCTCAGGGGAATACCTGAAATAGAGTATAATACCCCAGACGATGTTACCAGAGAAATCGAGCGGTTGGAAAGTGAACGTGTCAGACCACCAAAACCAAAAGAGTAA